Proteins encoded by one window of Rouxiella chamberiensis:
- a CDS encoding pirin family protein, translating to MIEQRLSEQRGLGDHGWLNSHHTFSFASYFDPKQVGFSDLLVINDDRVAASRGFGAHPHSNMEIISYVLEGELAHKDSMGTGSVIVPGDVQLMSAGSGVTHSEFNNSKTDGVHFLQIWIVPSENGTEPGYQQVSVADAEKRGNLRLIASRAGGENALRVRQDIKIYSGLFDGDEQQTIDLDAERYAYIHVARGSVTVNGIAFKAGDGARVRNEASLTFTDGDKAEVLLFDLRPVEVNHPKR from the coding sequence ATGATTGAGCAAAGACTGTCAGAACAACGCGGATTAGGTGACCACGGCTGGTTGAATTCTCATCATACCTTCTCTTTTGCGAGCTATTTCGACCCGAAACAGGTTGGCTTCTCTGACCTGCTGGTGATAAACGATGACCGTGTAGCGGCCTCTCGCGGCTTCGGCGCTCACCCACACAGCAACATGGAAATCATCTCCTATGTGCTGGAAGGCGAATTGGCGCACAAAGATTCCATGGGTACCGGTTCGGTTATCGTCCCGGGTGATGTGCAGTTGATGAGCGCAGGGTCAGGCGTTACCCACAGCGAGTTCAACAACTCCAAAACCGACGGCGTGCACTTCCTGCAAATCTGGATTGTGCCGTCTGAAAATGGCACTGAACCGGGCTACCAGCAGGTTTCGGTTGCCGATGCCGAAAAACGTGGCAATCTGCGCCTGATTGCTTCTCGGGCGGGCGGTGAAAATGCCCTGCGTGTCCGTCAGGACATCAAGATTTACTCGGGTCTGTTTGATGGTGACGAACAGCAGACTATCGACCTCGACGCTGAACGTTATGCCTATATCCACGTGGCTCGCGGCAGCGTGACGGTCAACGGGATTGCATTCAAAGCCGGTGACGGTGCCCGTGTTCGTAATGAAGCGTCGCTGACCTTCACCGATGGCGATAAAGCCGAGGTCCTGCTTTTCGACCTGCGTCCGGTAGAAGTAAATCACCCAAAACGTTAA
- a CDS encoding LysR family transcriptional regulator: MQIEDLRIFMTVIKAGNFTAAAEQLLLSKQYVSRRMAALEDSLGVRLLIRNTRKLSVTESGQVFSRHAQKILDDIHEAELAVSERTRELQGSFRVSIPMSFGMSYLSPLIAEFLRQHPAVQFQVELGDRYVDMIGEGFDIAIRIGLLSDSTLIARRLSVLKRVICCSPDYLQRAGSPLLPEDLLHHACLRYGREGQNGWELMQEGKRKLLDVHGPIVSNNGEVLRDAAVAGLGLALLPEFIVGEALETGALVTVLEDFYPEPLTLSAVYPQHRQRSEVTRAFLDFLETRLKSHS, from the coding sequence ATGCAAATTGAAGATCTACGAATCTTTATGACGGTAATAAAGGCGGGAAATTTTACGGCGGCAGCCGAGCAACTGCTGTTGTCCAAACAGTATGTTAGTCGGCGCATGGCGGCGCTGGAGGATTCGCTTGGCGTGAGGCTGCTTATTCGCAATACGCGAAAGCTGTCTGTTACCGAGTCCGGACAGGTCTTTTCCCGCCATGCACAGAAAATTCTTGATGATATTCACGAAGCGGAACTGGCGGTGTCCGAGCGCACAAGAGAGTTGCAAGGATCCTTTCGCGTCAGTATTCCGATGTCATTCGGCATGAGCTATCTCTCGCCGCTGATTGCCGAGTTTCTGCGTCAGCATCCCGCCGTGCAGTTTCAGGTGGAGTTGGGCGACCGCTACGTCGATATGATTGGCGAGGGCTTTGATATCGCGATTCGTATCGGCTTGCTGTCTGACTCAACGTTGATTGCCCGTCGCCTCAGCGTGCTCAAGCGCGTTATTTGCTGTAGTCCCGATTATCTGCAACGCGCCGGTTCGCCTTTGCTGCCGGAGGATCTTCTGCATCACGCCTGTCTGCGTTATGGCCGCGAGGGGCAAAATGGCTGGGAACTCATGCAGGAAGGCAAGCGCAAGTTACTGGACGTACATGGGCCTATCGTCAGCAACAATGGCGAGGTACTGCGTGACGCAGCGGTGGCCGGTCTGGGATTGGCGCTGTTGCCGGAATTTATTGTTGGTGAGGCGCTTGAAACGGGCGCGCTGGTCACGGTACTCGAAGATTTTTACCCGGAGCCACTGACATTAAGTGCCGTCTATCCGCAGCATCGTCAGCGCAGTGAAGTCACTCGTGCCTTTCTGGATTTCCTTGAAACACGATTGAAATCCCACTCATAA
- a CDS encoding dermonecrotic toxin domain-containing protein: MSSATYTGWEHNVSPRESKTLTERLLANYGAEDQLNADELSANAGIYTADRHAESFGAANEVKLLPKDFLNLVKESDFSRLYFNKLNAFWLKNSSAFRTVSKGRFIALLGQNTSRLSSVGLHNTMMATLGDIRSIPDMTVAELERKVLRRPGLTLSTFDIYGYHASDMFLIHNAKGEMILYCPSDRDSFIEFGNTQTLRNWIVTQAKDPEKREALANHFSLYDRQDGYSFAGVDFALHQIANTNWDPKYVHYEPQSISGDVFTWLSRQAELRTLSDAKTLTTTNNEVFKQKLLANLKSAADMAALSALFLPSVGGLVLMGVGITQAGLGVDLAINGDTERQRKMGLADIFNGGVNTLVRRTGRE; encoded by the coding sequence GTGTCTTCCGCCACCTATACAGGCTGGGAACACAATGTTTCCCCGCGAGAATCAAAAACGCTGACGGAGCGATTATTGGCCAACTATGGAGCAGAAGATCAACTCAACGCCGATGAACTCAGCGCCAATGCCGGTATTTATACCGCTGACCGCCACGCAGAGTCTTTTGGCGCAGCCAATGAAGTAAAATTATTACCTAAAGATTTTCTTAACTTAGTGAAAGAGAGTGATTTCAGCCGCCTCTATTTCAACAAGCTCAACGCGTTCTGGCTAAAAAACAGCAGCGCTTTTCGCACGGTCAGTAAAGGACGATTCATTGCCCTGCTAGGTCAGAATACCTCTCGTTTATCCTCGGTCGGTCTGCATAATACGATGATGGCGACGCTAGGGGATATTCGTTCGATACCCGACATGACGGTAGCCGAACTCGAACGCAAGGTGTTGCGAAGGCCTGGGTTAACGCTCTCGACCTTTGATATCTACGGCTATCATGCCAGCGATATGTTTCTGATTCATAATGCCAAAGGAGAGATGATTTTATATTGTCCCTCCGACCGCGATAGCTTTATCGAGTTTGGCAATACACAGACATTACGAAACTGGATTGTCACGCAGGCAAAAGACCCGGAAAAACGCGAAGCATTGGCAAACCATTTTTCATTGTATGACCGGCAGGATGGCTACAGTTTTGCAGGCGTTGATTTCGCACTCCATCAGATAGCCAACACAAATTGGGACCCCAAATACGTTCATTACGAACCTCAATCGATTTCGGGTGATGTTTTTACCTGGCTAAGCCGACAAGCGGAATTACGCACCCTAAGTGATGCAAAAACGCTGACCACCACCAATAACGAAGTCTTTAAACAAAAGCTGCTCGCCAACCTCAAATCAGCCGCAGACATGGCGGCGTTAAGCGCTTTGTTTTTGCCAAGCGTCGGCGGGCTTGTCCTTATGGGGGTCGGAATAACGCAGGCAGGGTTAGGGGTTGATCTCGCCATTAATGGCGACACCGAGCGCCAGAGGAAAATGGGATTGGCAGATATCTTCAACGGTGGCGTTAATACCTTGGTTCGGCGGACTGGGCGCGAGTGA